In Hallerella succinigenes, the following are encoded in one genomic region:
- the secY gene encoding preprotein translocase subunit SecY has translation MEALKKAIDGFVNAFKMEDLRKRILFTLGLLIVYRIGSHITIPGVDATVLAEYFRNSNNMFGLYDSFTGGAFAKATVFALGIMPYISASIIIQLMGSVIPAIQMLQKEGQEGRAKLNQYTRYFTVLLGALQGWGVAVWLSSLKISTATGTGVSVLTDGFQSGLGNIGFRLLATLTFTTGTIFVMYLGERITAKGVGNGISLIIFAGIVGGLPRAFFRELEMFTEGIQPLAIEIFILAVVVAIIGFIVYVEQAVRRIPLQSPRRVVGRKVMGGQASYLPFKVNTAGVIPVIFASSIMFVPAIIASWMPNVSWAQTFASVFIPGHLTYSVIFAVLIIFFTYFYTAIQYNPTDIADNLKKSGGFIPGIRPGKKTAEYIDHILTRISLPGSIFLAVISVGPLHLKDALNMSFYIGGTSVLIVVGVALDTLRQLEAHLNTNNYAGFLKHGRIRGRMAS, from the coding sequence ATGGAAGCTCTGAAGAAAGCTATTGACGGTTTCGTCAACGCCTTCAAGATGGAAGACCTGAGGAAGAGAATCCTCTTTACCTTGGGGCTTCTTATCGTGTATCGCATCGGCTCGCATATCACCATTCCGGGTGTGGATGCTACGGTTTTGGCTGAATACTTCCGTAACAGTAACAATATGTTCGGTTTGTATGACTCCTTCACCGGCGGTGCTTTCGCTAAGGCTACGGTTTTTGCCTTGGGCATTATGCCGTACATCAGCGCAAGCATTATCATCCAGTTGATGGGATCGGTGATTCCTGCGATTCAGATGCTTCAGAAAGAAGGCCAAGAAGGTCGCGCTAAGCTGAATCAGTATACGCGCTACTTCACGGTTCTCCTCGGTGCTCTTCAGGGCTGGGGCGTGGCCGTTTGGCTTTCTAGCTTGAAAATTTCCACCGCAACCGGTACAGGTGTTTCTGTGCTTACGGACGGTTTCCAGTCCGGGCTTGGAAATATCGGCTTCCGGTTACTTGCTACGCTTACCTTCACCACGGGAACTATCTTTGTAATGTATCTCGGTGAGAGAATCACTGCAAAGGGTGTTGGTAACGGAATCTCCCTGATAATCTTCGCCGGTATCGTAGGCGGACTTCCGAGAGCATTCTTCCGCGAACTTGAAATGTTTACCGAAGGCATTCAGCCGCTCGCTATCGAAATTTTCATTTTGGCAGTGGTTGTGGCTATCATCGGTTTCATCGTGTACGTGGAACAAGCTGTTCGTCGTATTCCGCTTCAGAGCCCGCGCAGAGTGGTCGGACGCAAGGTGATGGGTGGCCAGGCTAGCTATTTGCCGTTCAAGGTGAATACGGCTGGTGTCATTCCGGTTATCTTTGCTTCTTCCATTATGTTCGTGCCCGCGATTATCGCTTCGTGGATGCCAAACGTGAGCTGGGCTCAAACCTTTGCAAGCGTCTTCATTCCTGGCCATCTCACGTATAGTGTGATTTTCGCCGTGCTGATTATCTTTTTTACTTACTTCTATACGGCTATCCAGTACAATCCCACTGACATTGCGGATAACCTCAAGAAGTCGGGTGGTTTTATTCCGGGCATTCGTCCGGGAAAGAAGACCGCTGAGTATATTGACCACATTTTGACTCGCATTTCGCTTCCGGGATCCATTTTCCTGGCTGTAATTAGCGTTGGTCCGCTTCATTTGAAAGACGCTTTGAATATGTCTTTCTATATTGGTGGCACCTCGGTCTTGATCGTGGTCGGTGTTGCGTTGGATACGCTTCGTCAACTCGAAGCCCATCTCAATACGAATAACTACGCAGGTTTCCTTAAACATGGCCGCATTCGCGGCAGGATGGCGTCCTAG
- a CDS encoding DNA-directed RNA polymerase subunit alpha, giving the protein MMWKSLQMPRSFQKVETGEDGRYAKFVVEALERGWGITVGNALRRTLLSSLQGAAIVSVKIAGVEKEFSSIPGVKEDVTDIILNLKSIRVKLLSDHDETLRLDMSGDGEITAANIEENPNVVILTPDVHIATLSGNASLSMELKVSSGRGYVVADELKNPDAPIGEIAMDANFNPVLKVAMHVSDTRVGQKTDYNRLELEITTDGSIDPEDALAYAAKLLVDHLEAFINFEGDLASPEEMVEDEERQRIAGRLRMRVDELELSVRSSNCLRMANIHTIAELVRNKEQDMLKYKNFGRKSLVELNDVLTSMGLSFGMNVDEYLKD; this is encoded by the coding sequence ATGATGTGGAAATCTCTCCAAATGCCTCGCAGTTTCCAGAAAGTGGAAACAGGCGAAGACGGACGCTACGCCAAGTTTGTCGTGGAAGCCCTGGAACGCGGTTGGGGCATTACTGTCGGTAATGCTCTTCGCCGTACGCTCCTTTCCTCGCTGCAAGGTGCTGCAATCGTCTCCGTGAAAATCGCTGGAGTCGAGAAGGAATTCTCGTCTATTCCGGGAGTGAAGGAAGATGTCACGGACATTATCCTGAACTTGAAGAGCATTCGCGTTAAGCTGCTCTCCGACCACGACGAAACGCTTCGCTTGGATATGTCTGGCGACGGTGAAATCACCGCTGCAAACATCGAGGAGAATCCCAACGTGGTGATCCTTACCCCGGATGTCCATATTGCGACGCTCTCCGGAAATGCATCTTTGAGCATGGAGCTCAAGGTCTCTTCTGGACGCGGCTATGTGGTTGCAGACGAGTTGAAGAACCCGGACGCCCCGATTGGTGAAATCGCCATGGATGCAAACTTCAACCCGGTTTTGAAGGTTGCTATGCATGTGAGCGACACTCGCGTGGGTCAGAAGACGGACTACAACCGTTTGGAATTGGAAATCACGACCGACGGTTCCATCGATCCGGAAGACGCTCTTGCTTATGCAGCAAAGCTCCTTGTGGATCACTTGGAAGCCTTCATCAACTTCGAAGGGGATCTCGCATCTCCGGAAGAAATGGTTGAAGACGAAGAACGTCAGCGTATTGCCGGCCGTCTTCGTATGCGCGTGGACGAACTTGAACTCTCCGTTCGTTCCAGCAACTGCCTTCGTATGGCCAACATCCATACGATTGCAGAACTTGTTCGCAATAAGGAACAGGACATGCTGAAATACAAGAACTTCGGTAGGAAGTCCTTGGTTGAACTTAACGACGTATTGACATCGATGGGTCTCAGCTTCGGCATGAACGTCGATGAATACTTGAAGGATTAA
- the rpsK gene encoding 30S ribosomal protein S11 — MADEEVKETVPAAAETAAPAEEKVKKGKKRVDVQGIACVNASFNNTIVSITDARGNVVAWGSPGNSGFKGSRKSTPFAAQLAAEAAAHKAYDLGIRKVDVRVKGAGGGRESAVRAIKNAGIEVLTIRDVTGVPHNGCRPKKKRRV; from the coding sequence GTGGCAGACGAAGAAGTTAAAGAAACCGTTCCGGCCGCTGCAGAAACTGCTGCTCCCGCCGAAGAAAAGGTTAAGAAAGGTAAGAAGCGTGTTGACGTTCAGGGTATCGCCTGCGTTAACGCATCCTTCAACAACACTATCGTGTCGATCACTGACGCTCGTGGCAACGTGGTTGCTTGGGGTTCTCCGGGAAACTCTGGTTTCAAGGGCTCCCGCAAGAGCACTCCGTTCGCGGCTCAGCTCGCTGCTGAAGCAGCTGCGCACAAGGCATACGACCTCGGCATTCGCAAGGTTGATGTGCGCGTGAAGGGCGCAGGTGGTGGACGTGAATCCGCCGTTCGCGCTATCAAGAACGCTGGCATCGAAGTGCTGACGATTCGTGACGTGACCGGTGTTCCGCACAACGGATGCCGTCCTAAGAAGAAGAGAAGAGTTTAA
- a CDS encoding polysaccharide biosynthesis/export family protein — MFFKNSFFGLAILFFCMASFAADLGSFQTLSQSAIPSAVTRNSVTMQPSYSEGVVDSSYKLGPGDYLDITLENTYLSVKVYPDGSIIIEECGSLNVAGMTLSEAREAILKLVSKRYDPKYCFVQLAQLKKIIVNVMGAVPHVGQVQVEAQTRLSRLLKMVGEILPAGRDEDVQVIRGKDTLHIDFLKVSNEGDFEKDILMEQGDLVYVPFADMKGSVTLILSNYRAAIPYEEGQTVDYYFNRAGGNRIPNIGYQSVTIREGEGKTYSVPLRDADKTVVPRGAEVEYTMKPLIVYVGGAVAGVGRQDYNPSWHALDYISAAGVTTITGSFDQVKVIRGDRETIYVNATGDPILPGDFIEIPKSTYERFKDFTLFMGTLLSVVSSALTIYLFYYNK; from the coding sequence ATGTTTTTTAAAAATTCCTTTTTTGGGCTGGCGATTCTCTTTTTCTGCATGGCGAGCTTCGCTGCGGATTTGGGATCTTTTCAGACACTCTCCCAGTCGGCAATTCCTTCGGCGGTCACTCGTAATTCGGTGACGATGCAGCCTAGCTATAGCGAAGGCGTTGTGGATTCCTCCTATAAGCTCGGGCCAGGAGATTATCTCGACATCACTTTGGAGAATACTTATCTCTCGGTAAAGGTTTATCCAGATGGAAGCATTATCATTGAAGAATGCGGATCGTTGAATGTGGCGGGGATGACCCTTTCGGAAGCCCGTGAAGCCATTTTGAAATTGGTTTCGAAACGTTATGACCCGAAGTATTGCTTTGTGCAGCTTGCGCAGTTGAAGAAAATTATTGTAAATGTGATGGGCGCTGTGCCGCATGTGGGGCAAGTGCAGGTCGAGGCGCAGACTCGTCTCAGCCGTTTGCTGAAAATGGTCGGTGAAATTTTGCCGGCGGGTCGCGATGAAGATGTGCAGGTGATTCGTGGAAAGGATACGCTCCATATCGACTTCTTGAAGGTGTCGAATGAGGGTGATTTTGAAAAAGACATTCTGATGGAACAGGGCGATCTGGTTTATGTGCCGTTTGCAGATATGAAGGGCTCGGTGACGTTGATTCTTTCGAACTACCGTGCGGCAATCCCGTATGAAGAAGGGCAGACGGTTGATTATTACTTCAATCGTGCGGGAGGAAATCGCATTCCGAATATCGGGTATCAGTCGGTGACTATCCGTGAAGGCGAAGGAAAGACATATTCTGTTCCGCTGCGCGATGCGGACAAAACGGTGGTGCCGAGGGGTGCCGAAGTGGAATATACGATGAAGCCGTTGATCGTGTATGTGGGCGGTGCGGTTGCTGGCGTGGGACGCCAGGATTACAACCCGTCTTGGCATGCGCTGGACTATATATCTGCGGCTGGCGTGACGACGATTACCGGATCCTTTGACCAGGTGAAGGTGATTCGCGGAGACCGTGAAACGATTTATGTGAATGCAACGGGCGATCCGATTCTTCCGGGTGACTTTATTGAAATTCCGAAGAGCACTTATGAACGCTTTAAGGACTTTACCTTGTTCATGGGGACCCTTCTGTCTGTTGTGTCTTCGGCACTTACCATTTATCTTTTCTACTATAACAAGTAA
- the rplQ gene encoding 50S ribosomal protein L17, producing the protein MRHGVKNKKLGVNAQHKRAILRSLATSILEKGLEEDQLNRPVRTTLLKARLVRGVVDRLVTYAKKGDLSARREAARIVRDPKVLQGLFNVIGPRYKDRNGGYTRVLKLGPNRAGDAAEMALVSLVEDEVKAKKAPKSEAPAADAKPIDMVKGAAKEAEK; encoded by the coding sequence ATGAGACACGGTGTAAAGAACAAGAAACTCGGTGTGAACGCACAACATAAGCGTGCCATCCTCCGTAGCCTCGCGACTTCCATCCTCGAAAAAGGCCTGGAAGAGGATCAGCTCAACCGCCCTGTGCGTACGACTCTCCTCAAGGCTCGCCTTGTCCGCGGTGTTGTGGATCGCTTGGTGACCTATGCAAAGAAGGGTGACCTCTCCGCTCGTCGTGAAGCCGCTCGTATAGTTCGCGACCCGAAGGTCCTCCAGGGACTCTTCAATGTGATTGGCCCGCGTTATAAGGACCGCAACGGCGGTTACACTCGCGTGCTGAAGCTCGGTCCGAACCGCGCAGGTGACGCTGCTGAAATGGCTTTGGTTTCTCTCGTTGAAGATGAAGTCAAGGCTAAGAAGGCTCCGAAGTCTGAAGCTCCGGCTGCCGATGCAAAGCCGATTGACATGGTCAAGGGCGCTGCTAAAGAAGCTGAAAAGTAA
- a CDS encoding O-antigen polymerase: MKKDFFSPASVYIFFQCMTLSIAYLQMDKAMTPFHLKTWGVWIGALASFTSACLLYQWVDFQRNSLQKEPEEDSFEKIRRFYNWKWHFVFAGVTLTLYLVGVFSIIQNVGTLILFSGNPSYWTSPKINYGISAHLFSSAPLVAMLFGVGMFKSVNPFRLSRWISRVIAPSICVLSVCAYPSRTSLFMCVGFLAILFNFLRKRISVLLIAAFLALGISAFVFVASARSQYAGSNSMQSMTMDMAMTMPYRYVANNYWNLDYALNPPTDREIHPFTYGIDFFSGMLDYLRVSGSLKNSFGWDGVFNESVQKIPGYNTTGYLWEVYKDFGLFGCFLVPFLVGLALSVFYARLKRQMTIRRVMLYVMLIYFVGFWFFIAGYKQGIFWVWAVILWAVSTLCDLRPKTLCPGEVDKEQNAESRVAG, encoded by the coding sequence ATGAAGAAGGATTTCTTTTCCCCTGCTTCGGTCTATATCTTTTTCCAGTGCATGACCCTTTCAATTGCCTATTTGCAGATGGACAAGGCGATGACGCCGTTCCATTTGAAGACTTGGGGCGTTTGGATTGGAGCTCTGGCTTCGTTTACGTCGGCATGCCTTTTGTACCAGTGGGTAGATTTCCAAAGAAATTCTCTGCAGAAAGAGCCTGAGGAAGATAGCTTTGAGAAAATACGGCGTTTTTATAATTGGAAGTGGCATTTTGTATTTGCCGGTGTAACGCTTACGCTTTATTTGGTGGGTGTTTTTTCGATCATCCAGAATGTGGGAACGTTGATTCTTTTTTCGGGTAATCCGAGTTACTGGACTTCGCCAAAAATCAATTATGGAATTTCGGCGCATTTGTTTTCCAGTGCGCCGCTAGTCGCGATGCTTTTTGGCGTTGGCATGTTCAAGTCTGTGAATCCTTTCCGTTTGAGCCGTTGGATTTCTCGCGTGATTGCTCCGTCGATATGTGTGCTTAGTGTCTGTGCGTATCCGAGCCGTACATCGCTTTTTATGTGCGTGGGATTTTTGGCCATTCTGTTTAATTTTTTGCGTAAGAGAATCTCTGTACTCTTGATTGCTGCGTTTCTTGCTCTCGGTATTTCCGCTTTCGTGTTTGTGGCTTCGGCGCGGTCTCAGTATGCGGGGAGCAATTCGATGCAATCGATGACGATGGATATGGCGATGACGATGCCATACCGATACGTGGCAAACAATTATTGGAATTTGGATTATGCATTGAATCCACCTACCGATCGGGAAATTCATCCCTTTACTTATGGAATTGACTTCTTCTCTGGAATGCTCGATTACCTTCGCGTTTCCGGGTCACTAAAAAACAGTTTTGGCTGGGATGGCGTTTTTAATGAAAGCGTCCAAAAAATTCCTGGATATAATACTACAGGATATCTGTGGGAAGTCTATAAAGATTTCGGTTTGTTCGGCTGCTTTTTGGTTCCGTTCTTAGTCGGGTTGGCGTTGTCGGTGTTCTATGCCCGGTTAAAACGGCAGATGACAATACGCAGAGTGATGCTGTACGTGATGCTGATTTATTTTGTCGGATTCTGGTTTTTTATCGCTGGCTATAAACAGGGTATTTTTTGGGTGTGGGCCGTTATTCTTTGGGCGGTATCGACGCTTTGTGATTTACGCCCGAAAACGCTTTGCCCGGGCGAAGTAGATAAAGAGCAGAATGCTGAGAGCCGCGTCGCCGGTTAG
- the rpmD gene encoding 50S ribosomal protein L30, whose product MKKVRITQVKGTIHTQPKHRANIAALGLHGIGTSNEIELNPAIQGMINAVRFLIKVEEI is encoded by the coding sequence ATGAAAAAAGTGAGAATTACCCAAGTTAAGGGAACGATCCACACCCAGCCGAAGCATAGAGCGAACATTGCTGCTCTCGGTCTTCACGGTATTGGAACCTCTAACGAAATCGAACTGAATCCGGCTATCCAAGGCATGATCAATGCAGTTCGTTTCTTGATCAAGGTCGAGGAGATTTAA
- the rplO gene encoding 50S ribosomal protein L15, with protein sequence MQLNSINAAKSALTKGRKRIGRGPGSGWGTTGGRGQKGAGARKSAKAGRVAFEGGQMPMHRRIPKRGFKSQFVRDTQIVNLKAIENSGVVEFDAKVLFDQGLVRSVKKPIKVLGYGTITKAVTLKVNAISEKAKAAVEAAGGKVEIV encoded by the coding sequence ATGCAACTCAATAGTATCAATGCTGCCAAGAGTGCCCTTACGAAGGGACGTAAGCGTATCGGCCGTGGTCCGGGCTCCGGTTGGGGTACGACTGGCGGTCGTGGTCAGAAGGGTGCTGGCGCTCGTAAGAGTGCTAAGGCCGGTCGTGTTGCTTTCGAAGGTGGCCAGATGCCGATGCATCGCCGTATTCCGAAGCGCGGCTTCAAGTCCCAGTTCGTGCGTGATACGCAGATCGTGAACCTCAAGGCTATCGAAAACTCCGGCGTTGTTGAATTCGACGCAAAGGTTCTTTTCGACCAGGGTCTCGTCCGCAGTGTCAAGAAGCCGATCAAGGTTCTTGGTTACGGCACGATCACTAAGGCTGTCACTCTCAAAGTCAACGCTATCAGCGAAAAGGCCAAGGCGGCTGTTGAAGCTGCTGGCGGCAAAGTTGAGATCGTCTAA
- the rplR gene encoding 50S ribosomal protein L18 translates to MAVIAKKRLESRIARHARVRKTVNGTPERPRLAVRRTLSNMIAQIIDDVSHKSLVQVSTSSKDFQAKFGELTKTEQSKKLGNLIADEAKAKGISAVVFDRGGYIYHGRVQALAEGAREGGLQF, encoded by the coding sequence ATGGCTGTTATTGCAAAGAAAAGACTTGAGTCCAGAATTGCGCGTCATGCACGTGTTCGCAAGACCGTCAACGGTACCCCCGAACGTCCGCGTCTTGCTGTCCGTCGTACGCTTTCTAACATGATCGCTCAGATCATTGACGACGTTTCTCACAAGTCCTTGGTGCAGGTTTCTACCTCTTCTAAGGATTTCCAGGCTAAGTTTGGTGAACTCACAAAGACCGAACAGAGCAAGAAACTCGGTAATCTCATCGCTGATGAAGCGAAGGCTAAGGGCATCTCTGCTGTTGTCTTCGATCGTGGCGGTTACATTTATCACGGTCGCGTTCAGGCTCTCGCAGAGGGAGCTCGTGAAGGCGGACTCCAATTCTAA
- a CDS encoding lipopolysaccharide biosynthesis protein has product MASETPGLTETLFRILNNDLKHFKLCCALVLIPTIVVFVLVMWVIKPTYAAKAVVTPPPDNSSMSTLSGMLDGELSSYASLLGFASGSVDADAIWTIFDSKELQDMVIDHFKLAEHYEFDGQFRADLLKQFRKNFELSLTDENMLEISIEDEDYRLASEMATFMLDKADSMFNAFKTKQARQSREYFDNRIELCLKMLDSLQQDFVKFQVDNNFYEPEVQMEATINYLSTLQTERQSVAVEMNYESQLRGTDSKRYGELSKRYNSLNTAIHQTLNGKQQSMGLITLKKSPQLGAEYMRKQEEVKVQAALYKLLRQQSEQMQLEEAKKLTNLHVLEAPWPNDKKVSPLRGASLIFTVFVSMLLATILCNFIELVKSQKGTGSSLEKEWATFVGFFRRKRAN; this is encoded by the coding sequence ATGGCTTCCGAAACTCCGGGTTTGACCGAAACTCTTTTTCGAATTCTCAACAACGACTTGAAACATTTCAAGTTGTGCTGTGCTCTCGTTTTGATTCCGACGATTGTCGTCTTTGTGTTGGTAATGTGGGTGATTAAGCCGACTTATGCTGCCAAAGCGGTGGTGACGCCTCCGCCTGACAATTCTTCGATGAGCACTCTTTCGGGCATGCTCGATGGGGAGCTTTCTTCTTATGCTTCGCTGCTTGGCTTTGCTTCGGGCTCGGTGGATGCGGATGCGATTTGGACGATTTTCGATTCGAAAGAATTGCAGGATATGGTCATTGACCATTTTAAGCTGGCGGAACATTACGAGTTCGATGGACAGTTCCGCGCAGATTTGTTGAAACAGTTCCGGAAGAACTTCGAGCTGTCTTTGACGGATGAAAACATGCTCGAAATTTCCATCGAGGATGAAGATTACAGGCTCGCTTCGGAAATGGCAACGTTCATGCTTGATAAAGCGGACTCGATGTTCAACGCGTTCAAGACCAAGCAGGCCCGTCAGAGCCGTGAATACTTTGACAACCGAATTGAACTTTGCCTGAAGATGTTGGATTCTTTGCAGCAGGACTTTGTCAAGTTCCAGGTGGACAACAATTTTTATGAGCCTGAAGTCCAGATGGAAGCGACCATCAACTACTTGAGCACTCTCCAGACAGAACGTCAAAGTGTCGCAGTGGAAATGAATTACGAAAGTCAGTTGCGAGGAACGGATTCCAAGCGTTACGGCGAACTTTCCAAGCGTTATAACTCGTTGAATACGGCGATCCATCAAACGCTCAACGGAAAGCAACAGTCGATGGGTTTGATTACTTTGAAGAAAAGTCCGCAGCTTGGCGCAGAATATATGCGCAAGCAAGAAGAGGTTAAGGTTCAGGCTGCTTTGTACAAGCTGCTTCGCCAGCAGAGCGAACAAATGCAGCTTGAAGAAGCGAAGAAGCTGACGAACTTGCACGTGCTTGAAGCTCCTTGGCCAAACGACAAAAAGGTTTCGCCACTCCGAGGTGCTTCTCTGATCTTTACGGTTTTTGTATCGATGCTTTTGGCGACGATTCTTTGCAACTTCATTGAACTTGTGAAATCCCAGAAGGGAACTGGTTCCTCGCTTGAAAAGGAATGGGCGACTTTTGTGGGATTCTTTAGAAGGAAGCGCGCGAACTAA
- the rpmJ gene encoding 50S ribosomal protein L36, translating into MKIKASIKPRCENCKIVRRKGVLRIICSKNPRHKQRQG; encoded by the coding sequence ATGAAAATCAAAGCCTCCATCAAACCTAGATGTGAAAACTGCAAGATCGTTCGTCGCAAGGGCGTTCTTCGCATCATCTGTTCTAAGAATCCCCGTCACAAGCAGAGACAGGGTTAG
- the infA gene encoding translation initiation factor IF-1: MAKEEGIQVEGVVLEALPNAFFRVGLENGHEILAHVSGKMRRHFIRILPDDKVLVEISPYDLSRGRITYRYK; encoded by the coding sequence GTGGCTAAAGAAGAAGGCATTCAAGTAGAAGGCGTTGTGTTGGAAGCTCTTCCAAACGCGTTCTTCCGTGTTGGCCTTGAAAATGGTCACGAGATTCTCGCACATGTTTCTGGAAAAATGCGCCGGCATTTTATCCGCATCTTGCCGGATGACAAAGTGTTGGTCGAAATTTCCCCGTACGATCTGTCTCGGGGAAGGATCACCTACCGTTACAAGTAA
- the rpsM gene encoding 30S ribosomal protein S13 has translation MARIAGVDLPRNKTVEYGLTAIYGVGLFTSRKICAQLGIDLKKKCDDLTEEEQGKIRHVLEDEYSVEGQLRAETTLNIKRLQDIGCYRGTRHMKHLPARGQRTRTNARTRKGPKKTVANKKK, from the coding sequence ATGGCACGTATTGCTGGTGTCGACTTGCCGAGAAACAAGACCGTCGAGTATGGTCTGACGGCTATCTACGGAGTCGGTCTTTTCACCTCTCGTAAGATCTGCGCTCAGTTGGGCATCGATCTGAAGAAGAAGTGCGATGATTTGACTGAAGAAGAACAAGGTAAGATTCGTCACGTTCTCGAAGACGAATATTCTGTGGAAGGTCAGCTTCGTGCAGAAACGACCTTGAATATCAAGCGTCTTCAAGATATCGGATGCTATCGCGGAACCCGTCATATGAAGCATTTGCCGGCCCGTGGTCAGCGTACCCGTACAAACGCTCGCACTCGCAAGGGTCCGAAGAAGACCGTTGCTAACAAGAAGAAGTAA
- the rpsE gene encoding 30S ribosomal protein S5, protein MEREAQVSEFEDRVVHINRCAKTVKGGRRMSFSALVVVGNKKGKIGVGLGKAKEVSEAIRKGTEAAQRNLIEVNVQDGTIPHDIEIKYGATRIRLIPAAPGTGVIAGAAARAVLELAGVHNILTKIYGSSNPSTVVQACIEGLTSQKNKNDYAVLRGQNA, encoded by the coding sequence TTGGAACGCGAAGCTCAAGTTTCTGAATTTGAAGACAGAGTTGTGCACATCAATCGCTGTGCCAAGACCGTGAAGGGCGGCCGTCGCATGTCCTTCAGCGCTCTCGTTGTCGTCGGCAACAAGAAGGGCAAGATTGGTGTTGGCCTCGGCAAGGCTAAGGAAGTTTCCGAAGCTATCCGTAAGGGTACCGAAGCGGCTCAGCGCAACCTTATCGAAGTGAACGTTCAAGACGGAACCATTCCGCACGACATCGAAATCAAGTATGGAGCAACTCGCATCCGCTTGATTCCGGCTGCTCCTGGTACTGGCGTTATCGCCGGTGCTGCGGCTCGTGCGGTTTTGGAACTCGCTGGCGTCCACAACATTCTTACCAAGATCTATGGTTCTTCCAATCCGAGCACCGTGGTGCAGGCTTGCATCGAAGGTCTCACTTCTCAGAAGAACAAAAATGACTACGCTGTATTGCGCGGTCAGAACGCCTGA
- the rplF gene encoding 50S ribosomal protein L6, whose amino-acid sequence MSRIGKAIIHIPADVKVAVDGQNIQVEGKLGKLSTKVHDLIKINLDGDKLSFERPDDLKFSRAIHGTTRALVANMVEGVSKGFEKNLEIVGVGYRVEQKGKDLNLVLGFSHPVIYKAPEGITLKAVDPLKISVTGIDKQKVGQVAAEIRKYRRPEPYKGKGVKYVGEYVRRKQGKKTGK is encoded by the coding sequence ATGTCTCGTATCGGAAAAGCTATCATTCATATCCCTGCAGACGTTAAGGTTGCAGTGGATGGACAGAACATCCAGGTCGAAGGCAAACTTGGCAAGCTCTCTACCAAGGTGCACGACCTCATCAAGATCAACCTCGACGGTGACAAGCTTTCGTTTGAACGTCCAGATGATTTGAAGTTCAGCCGCGCAATTCACGGCACGACCCGCGCTCTCGTCGCTAACATGGTCGAAGGCGTTTCCAAGGGTTTCGAAAAGAATCTTGAAATAGTCGGTGTCGGTTACCGCGTGGAACAGAAGGGCAAGGATCTGAACCTTGTTCTCGGCTTCTCCCACCCGGTTATTTACAAGGCTCCGGAAGGAATCACCTTGAAGGCTGTTGATCCACTGAAGATCAGCGTCACTGGTATCGATAAGCAGAAAGTTGGCCAGGTTGCAGCAGAAATCCGCAAGTACCGTCGTCCAGAACCGTATAAGGGCAAGGGCGTTAAGTACGTTGGCGAATATGTCCGCCGCAAGCAGGGCAAGAAGACAGGTAAATAA